From the Verrucomicrobiota bacterium genome, the window ATGCGGGCTAGCCCGGATAATTCATCCTGAGCTTGAATCCGCGACATTACGCCGCGTGAGGGCACGCGGCCTACAATCGCGCCTGCCTCTGTGTTTGTAGGCCCGGTGTCCTCACCGGGTGTCCCGTGCATGAAATATGCGGCCTGGTTCCCTTCGTCGCCCCGCAGGCTGGCCAGCCTGCTCAACAGCAGACAGGGCTGTCTGCTTGACCACGACAACCCGGTCACCGACAACCTCTGGATGCACCGATGGGCCTGCGGTGCATCCCGATGTTGCCGGTGATGCAGGTAGGGCGCGTCCGTCCCGGCGCGCCGCCGGAGCATGATGTTTTGCATCCCGTGGGCGGCGGGCTGGGACAGGCCCGCCCTACCAACAACATCGGGATACACGGATGGGCCTGCGCCTCCACCGCAATTGCTTGCGAATTCGATGGGGCGGCCTAATTTGAGCGTCCAATCGCCTCATGCACCATCGATCTATGCAACGCTTCCTCTTCTCCCTCGCCACGACGTGCCTCCTGGCCACGTCAGCTGCCTCCGTCCTGGCCGCTGAACCCAAGGCTGAAGCCAGTCCACTTCTATTCAACGGCAAGACGCTGGAGGGCTGGAAAATCACCGAATTCGCGGGCAAAGGCGAGGTCAAGGTCGAGAAAGGCGAACTGATCTTCCGCGCCGGGGAAATGCTGACCGGGGTGACGTTCACGAATCCCATCCCCACGATGAGTTACGAGATTTCGCTGGAAGCCATGAAGCTGGACGGGAACGACTTCTTCTGCGGACTGACCTTTCCGGTCGATAAGTCTCATGCCACTTGGGTCGTGGGCGGATGGGGCGGCTCCGTCGTCGGCATCTCCAATATCGACGGCCAGTCCGCCGTCGAGAACGACACCACGCGTCATCTCGGGTTCGACAAAAACAAATGGTATGCCTTGAGGTTGCGCGTGACCCCGGGACGCATCGAAGCCTGGATCGACAAGGAAAAAATGGTGGACCTGGAAACACAAGGGCGGCGCATCGGCATGCGCATCGGTGAAATCGAACTGAATGTGCCCTTGGGTCTCGCGGCCTGGCAAACGTCCGCCTCCATTCGGAATCTCAAGCTGACCACGATCCCGTCGGCGAAATAGCCGGACTTGACAACCCAAAAACAGGAAATTCCTCAGCCGTCCGGGCGCTGGTGGACTTGGGTTGGACCGGGTGCCATCGTCGCTTCGCTGACGATTGGTGCGGGTGAACTTATCTTTTCCACCACGGCCGGAGCTCTTTTTCGGTACGACATCCTTTGGTTTTTCCTGCTCACCCTGGTCGCCAAGTGGGTTTTGGTGGTCGCCACGGCCCGTTCCTTTGTGCTCACCGGGGTCCATCCTTTGGAACGTTGGCGGGCGTTGCCCGGCCCTCCGGGATGGTTGCTCTGGATCTTTCTCCTGCTCGCGGTGGCATGCTTTCCGGTCTGGGTGGGATTCCATGCCGGCACGGTCGGCTCATTGATCGCCCACGTCACCGGAACATCGGGAGCGATCCATCACGCCGCTCACTATGTCTGGGGCATGCTGGCGCTTGCCTTGACGATGGGGCTGGTTTTCAAGGGAGGTTATGCCGTGCTCGAAAGGATTCAACTGGCGGTGGTGGGGCTCATGCTCGTGCTCGTGTTGATTTCCCTCTTTCTGATCCATCCAGATTGGGGGGCGATGGTTCGCGGGTTGTTGTTCCCCACCGTGCCTCGTTATCCCGATTGGATCTCCGAGTACCCGGCCATCGCACAGCGCCCGCTTTGGGTCGAGGTCATCACCTATGTGGGAGTGCTCGGTGGATCCGGTTACGATTATCTCGCCTATGTCTCCTATCTGCGAGACAAGCAATGGGGCCGCGCTGGACGCACTCCACTTCCCTCGGCCGCTCATCTGGTCTCGGGCGCCTCACGGGAACGGGCGTGGTTGAAAGTGCTCTACGTCGATGCCACGGTGTCCTTTGCGGCCGTCTTGATCTTCAGCCTGGTGTTCGTGGCCTGCGGAGCCACCATCCTTGCCCCCCAACACAAGGTCCCGGTGGGCAGTAATCTTCTGAGTTTGCAGGCCGAGTTTCTGACGGGAATTCACCCCTGGCTGGGGCCCGTCTATTTCGTCGGCGCCTTCCTGGCCATGGCCGGAACCCTCTACGGCACCATCGAAGTGTCGCCAGCCATCATGCGTGAGTTGCTTCCGCTCGTGGGGAATGGACGGCAGCCGGATTCGGCCGCGTTGCGCACTGGGACGGTATCGTGGGTGGCCGTGGGCGGCTTCGCCGTATTGGGGGCCTCGGTGGGTTGGGCCTTGCTGGGGCATCGCGGTTCCCCGCCCCTTCTGGTTGAAATCCTGACTCCGGCCAATCTCTTCACGGGTGTCCTGGCGTGTGGTTTCATTTCCCTCCTGAATCCATGGATCGAGCGCCGCGCCCTTCCCGAGCCGCTGCGGATGCCCGTCGCCCTGCGGTGGGCCGGACTGCTTTCTGGCTTGTGTTTTCTCGCGCTCGGATTCAAGGCCTATGCGGACCAGGGTCCCCGCCGGGCCATCCTCATGGCGGTCGGAACCTTGTTGGCAGGATGGGCCTGCGCTGTGTGGGCTCGCCGCCGCGCTGGAAGCGCAACTCCGCCGGGTTCCGGTCCAAACAGCACCGGCGATGTCACTCAGGAATCTAAACTATGATCAGCCCATTTTCGCGAAGGATGCTTTGGGTCCTCCTCACCTTGGCCGCGCTCCAATCAGGCGAGTCCCAAGCTCCAGAACGCCCCCGCTCCAACCGCGCTCCCGAACCTAAGGAGGCGACCGGCGCGTTGCTCCTCCAAGCTCAACAGGCGTTTCAGGCGGGCAAGAAGACCGAAGCCCTTGCCCTCGCCACCAAGGCGGTTGAGGCCGAACCCGGCCACCCCCGGCCTTACTTCATACGCGGAAAGATCCACGAACTGATGCGCAACGGGGCATCCGCCATCTCGGATTACGATCGTGTCGTGGCGCTGGACAAGACGGCCATCGATATCTACCAGTTCCGCGGAGCGGAGCGGTTCAAGCTGGGACAAATCAAAGAGGCGGTGGAAGACTTTGACCGCTACCTCACGCTGCGTCCGGATCAAGCGGCGCATCACTGGCAACGCGGCATTGCCCTCTATTACCTCGACCGTTTCGAGGACGGCCGGAAACAGTTCGACCTGCACCAGTCCGTCAACGCAAACGACGTGGAAAACGCGGCCTGGCACTATCTCTGCAACGCCCGGGCCACCCGGGACCCCAAGAAAGCCGCGCAGCAAATCCTGCCCATCCAGGAAGACGGTCGGCCCTCCATGATGGATCTCTATGCGCTCTATCGAGGCACGAAATCGGTCGAAGAAGTCGAATCGGCGATTCGCCAGATGCCCGCGGGTGAGAAAAAGGATCAGGCCGAATTCTACGGCGCGCTTTACATCGGGCTCTTCTACGAAGCCCAGCAAGACTTCGTCAAAGCGCGGCCCCAGCTGCTGAAATCGGCTCGACTGTCCGCCAACTTCGGTTACATGGGAGACGTGGCTCGCGTCCACGTCGCCAAGAAGTACACTCCATGACCTTGACTCCGCTCACCGCCGCAGAACGCCGCCGACTCAAAGGCCAGGCGCAAAAGCTGAAAGCCCTTCTCAAGCTGGGCAAACAAGGGCTTACCCCGGCGCTCACCAGCTCCATCATTCAAACCTTCGCCCACCACCCCCTGTTGAAAATTCGACTCGACGACTTCAAAGAGGAAAGGAAGGAGCTCGGTCCCAAGCTGGCCGAGGCGACCGGAAGTCACTTGGTCACCGTCATCGGGAGCGTGATCGTGCTCTACCGCCCGCCGCCCGCGGACGCCGCCAAACCGGACTGAACCGGCGCGCTCGAAGTGGCAGGAATCGCTTTGAATTCGCGCAACAGCCGGCGGAGTGTCGCGTGGACTGACGTGTCCGCGTCTTGAACCACGAAAATCCCGCAACAGATGTTGTCGGACCGGATCGCGGCGTAAAGATGCGCGTCCTGATACTGCCATCGGACGAATTCGGAAGGAATGCGATGATGGTGAAACACGGAGAACGTGTCCGCCAAGCACCTCCACACAGGATCCAACACAATGGGCGGATAAGCCACGTTCATCGACTGGCTGAAGACGGTTCGGTCCGGATAATGCAAACCGCATGCCAGCACCCCCGGCACGCGGGCATGGTTGGCGATCCATCGATTGAGGACCTGCTTCATGCTCCCGCCACGGCGGCTTCTTCCTTTCCTTCCGGCCTCAACGCCTCGGCGGCCTGCGCTTCCAACCGTGTTCTGACGAACAAGGTGTGCCCGCTTTTGATCTGAACCACGAGGCGTCCGTCCGACTGCTCGATGTCGACACGCTCAAACGATCCTGCCGGAAGCCGGTGTACGAGTTGAGCGGACTTGGCGCTCACACATTCAAGGAACGCCACGCGCGAATCGACGTTCTTGCACTGCCAATCGTAAACCACCTCTCCCTGCGAGGAGCAAATGAGCATCTCATCGACCGCCTTGCGAAAAGCCGCGGCCTGCGGTGCTTGAACCTTGGGCTCACTCGGGGTCACCGAGGATTTGGACAACAATGCCGTCTCAAATTCCCTCTCCAGCTCGTCGGGCGGATCGGGCACGGGTGGATCCGGTTCATGCGCCTCGTCGCAAACCTGCGCCGCCTCCATCAAGAGAGACTCCCAAGATTTGTCGATCGTCTTTTCTCCAGGAGGAATGAACGGGTGAAGCGAAAAGTCCCCCCCTTTGAGGCCAAAGAGAAAATAGAACGCGGTCTCGCCCGCTTTGGAACCGCAGACCGCGTGAATCACCTCGCCGTCTTGAATGAACACCTGACCCTTCGCGTGGGGAGTAGAGACATCGAGGATGGACGAGTTCCTCGCCAGGCATTCCAATTGCAAAACTTCCTGCAATCCAACCCTTCGCAGGACACCGCGAAATCCGGATTCCGGTTTGAACTTCACCAATTCCACCAGCGTGGAGTAGATGACCTGCCATCCTTCCCGCTGGCGGGGCTTTTCGAGAAAAAGTTCCGCTCCGTTCGCGAGGCATTCCGATCGATACGCTCCCGTCGCGTCCCCGGTCAGCACGACTTTGAGCAGTTGCGGATACTTCCTCTGCAGCAATTTCAAAAGTTGGGGACCGTCCACCACGGGCATGTGAACGTCGATCACGATGAGGTCGATGACGTTCCCTTGAAGCAGCTTGAGAGCCGAGGCCGAATCCCGGGCCGTCAGCACCTCCCATGTGCCCTGGGCAAAACCGGCCATCAACTGGCGCACAAGGTCCAGCAGCATCGGATCGTCGTCCACGAACAACACCTTGGCGACGCGTCCTGTCATAGAGAGTTCAATCGCACCCGTTCAAAAGCATTCCCCCGTACTGTCATGGCTCCGCAGATTTCTGATGGCCTGCAACCGGAAGGGCCGCTCATGCCGCTCTCGCCGCCCATTCTTCGCGACATGAACCGTCCCAGATTTCAAACCGGTCACCGAAGCCCGCGGCTCCGAGAAAAGCCAGATCCAGCCTCGCCGCCGTGACGTCGGGCACGCTCGGCGCGAAAGAGGAGGTGATGACGTCGGCGCAGTGCACAATGGCCACCGTGCGTCCATCCATCTCCTCGAATTGAACCGGTTGATGGTGCAAGGCCACCGACTCCAGAATGGATCGAGGCAACCCCCATATCCCGAGCAGGCATCCTCCAACCTCGGCGTGATCAGTGCCGAACACCTGCCGTTCGGCTTCCCACATGGGGAGGCCTTTCTCCTTCGCCAGGACGATGCTTTCCCGAACTTTCGACGGCAGATTCGCCGCCAGCAGCAATTTGCCGAAATCGTGCAGCAAGTCCGCCGTGAATATAGTGCCTGCTTCATCACTGGAGCACTGCTCGCTCTCACCGATCAGTTGCGCCCGCCGCCCCACTTTAAACGAATGCTTCCACAACGCATCAACCGGCATGCCCGGGGACGCCTTGCCCTCGAAATGAGAAAAGGCGTGCGCCAGCAATACCAGCGACTTCGTCGTCTCCATGCCCAGATACATCAACGCTTCAGGAATGCTCGAAACCTGGAGTTGCAATCCCAGCAAAGAAGAGTTGGCCAACTGCAGCAACTTCGCGGAAACCGCCGGATCGCGCGAGATGATCTGCCCCACGGAATCCATGGAGGACAAGGGCGATTGCAATTCCTTGACCATCTGAAAGTAGGTCGAGGGAGGACTGGGTATGTTCTTGATCGACCCCATGAGCTTCATCGCGTGGTCGCTGGGCAGCCAAACCGCAAGTTGAAAGGCCCGATCCAGGGCATACTCCACGGAATGCACTTGCGCTCCGGCGGGCAAGATCTGGTGCGTGCAGCCCACCAGCGTGGCCGCCGCGCGGCTGTCCGCGAGATTGGCCACCAGGAACCGCAGCATCTGGGGATGCCTGGTTTGCATCTCATCCAGAAACTTGACGCCGCTGATGTTGCCCGCGTCCTGTTCGCAGATCACCGCGTCGCACAGCCTCTGACGCAAGAAGACCAATCCCTCCACGCCGCTTCTCACATGATGCATCGACCAGTCGCGTCCGCGTTCGTGAGCGCGATTCTGCAACTCACGAGCCAGCGTGGGCCGCGGTGCGATGACAAGAATGGACTTGATCATAGTTCCAATCGGTTGCGGGGTGCGTAGCCCCCATTATTGAGTTCGGCGGGCTGTCACATCGCTTTAGCCCATTTATCGGCTGTCCGGGGTTGGAGCAAAATCACATTGTCCGGCGGCGGCCAGCCCAGGGCCATCAAGGCTGTCCGCGCGGAATCCCGCACCACCTCGTCGTGATCCTGCAGCAGGGAGCTCATGGGCTCGCACAAGCTGTGGTCCCCGATGCGTCCGAGCGCCTCGACGGCCGCCTGACGAAGATCCCGGTCCCCGTCCCGCAACGCATCGGAAAGGATCTGAATCGCGACGTCATTCCGAAACTGCCCGGCACCGCCGATTCCCCGTTGGAGCCCCCGCATCGAGGATTGATTCTTTCCAATGCGAGTCAGAACTTCTGCAGCGGACTGTCGAATCCAGTAGTCGCGGCTCTTCAGAGCCGCCTTGAGCTCGGGAATGGCGCGTTGCGCCGAATCGCTGCGCTCCCAGTTGCGATCGAGCCGCATCAACGCACTCGCGGCCGCTTGACGAATGGAGGTCTCCGGATCGCACAAGGCGAGGATCAAACGCTCCAGAGCGCGGGGATCCCCAATCTGGCAGAGCGCTTCCACAGCCGTTTCCCGAACATCGTTGTCCGAATCCTTCAATGCCCCGGCCAGCCCCTCGACGGCACGCGCATCACGCAAACGTCCGAGCGCTTCAATCACGGCCTTGCGCACTTCCCATGAGGTGTCCCGCAAGGTTTCCACCAAACGATCCACGCTGCCGGGATCCCCGAGCTTGCCCAGCACCTGGGCAGCGGCCGCTCTCACCGGGCTGGCGGGATCACGCAGGGCCAGCAGCAAGGGAGGCAGAACTCGCGGATCCGGAAACTGCACCATCGCCTCCGCCACCATGACGCGAACCCCCGCGTCATCATCCTTCATGGCCTGAATCAGCACTTGCACCACGCGCGCGTCGGCGATCGTGGTCAAAGCGTCCAGTGCGTGCCGGCGGGTTTGGGAATCCGGATCCGCTAGGAGCGCTCGCAGAGGCTCGATCGCGGGAGCCCCAAGTCTGGCCGCGCTCTTGTATTCTCCAGCGGCCACTTGCATCGCCGCCATCTCCCGCATGTTCGAGGGAGTCCAGCGCAGTTTCGAAAGCGATTTGGCGCTCCGCCATCGCACCGCGCCCCGGCTGTCGGACAACAACCCCAGCAGGACGCTGAAGGTTTGCGGCCCCGGCAAATGCCCCAAGGCCGCCGCCACCTCGCAACGAATCTCCAACTCGGCATCGTTAGCCAGCTTGCACAAGGTCGGAACCGGATTCGACTCCGGATGCCGGGCCAAAGCGGCGATGGCAGCGCGTCGAACTTCCTTGGCCGGGTCGCGCGTGGCTTCCATCAAGGCCAGCACCGCTGCCTCCTGGCTCTCCAGAGCCAGTTTTTCGACCGCTGCAAGACGCGTTGCCGCGCTCTTTGCCTTAAGTTGTTGAAGGGTCCACCAAAGCATGATCGGACATACCGATTTGGGCACTCCCTAGCGAATGCCATGCCGCGCCTGACCCTGGCGGGTCCATTGCTTCTTCAAGTCCCACGTCATCAACGCTTATACAACGAGTGGACATGGTGTTCGCATCTTTGCGACGCGAACCCCATGCCGAAGTCTTGCCCAACATTCGGACGCCCGCTCGTACCGTTCCAGGACAACCTGAGATCTTCGGCGCTCAGGCGCACTTCCAGAACACCCTCTTCGCTTTCCATGAAGTTCGAAGTCTTTGGGAAAGGGACGGGCGGGCGCCGAAGAATTGTAACCGAAGCTTCCTTTGTGACATCTACACTCCCATGCAGATTCCCAATCCACGACCCACCCGACGTGCCTTTCGCCACCCCGCCACCTTGCCACCTCTACTTTGGCTGGCCGCGCTGGGTTGCACCGTGGCCGCCCTGGCCCAGCCTGCCCCGCAAGGAGGCCCGCCGGGACCCCGTGGGGCAGGCCCAGGCATGATGCAAGCGCCCGCGCCCCTGCTCAAGAAGTTCGACCAGAATGGCAACAAAGTCCTGGAGGCGCCCGAGCGCAAGGCCGCACGGGAATACCTCGCCAAGGAACGAGCCGAGGGACGCCTCCGTCAACGCGGCCCAGGCAGACAGCCTGGCGGGGAGAACGTCCAAGCCCCTGAACCCGGCATCCGCATCACCCCCTCGGAAGTTCCCAACCACTCGGGCAAACCGTTCTACGACCCCTCCGTCCTACGAACCTTGTTCCTCGATTTCGAGAACTCGGATTGGGAGAAGGAACTCGAGGATTTCAACAATACGGATGTAGAGGTCCCTGCGACCCTCACGGTCGACGGAAAAAAGTACCCCGGCGTCGGCGTTCATTTTCGAGGCGCTTCCTCCTATTTTAACGTCCAGGAAGGCCGCAAACGATCCCTCAATCTCAGCGTCGATTTCGTCCATTCGGACCAAAACTTGGCGGGCTACCGAACGTTGAACCTGCTCAATTCCCACGTGGATCCCAGTTTTTTGCGCACCGTGCTCTATCATCACATCGGACGGCAATACATCCCGGCGCCCAAGGCCAACTTCATTCGACTGGTCATCAACGGCGAAAATTGGGGCGTGTACGTCAACGCCCAGCAATTCAACAAGGAATTCATCCAGGAAAACTTCGGCACCGCGAAGGGCGCCCGATGGAAAACTCCCGGCTCGCCCAACGGACGCGCCACGCTCGGTTACCTCGGTGACAATCCCGAGGACTATAAGCGCACTTACGAACTCAAGAGCAAAAACGATCCCAAAGCATGGGCCGGTCTGATCAGGCTGACCCAAGTCCTCACCCAAACGCCTCCCGAAAAGCTCGATCAAGCACTCCGCCCTCTCTTCGATGTTGAAGGGGCACTCAAATTCCTCGCCCTCGAAAACGTTCTCATCAACACCGACGGCTACTGGATCCGTTCCAGCGATTACGGAATCTACCAGGATCCCAAAGGCGTGTTTCATCTCGTGCCCCACGACGCCAATGAAACCTTCTTCCTGCCCGGTGGGATGGGCGGGGGCCGGGGCGGACGCGGAGGCAGCGGACCTGGCGGGCCCGGCTTCGGCGGCGGACCCGCCAATCTGCTCGCCAGCCGGATGCTTGATCAAGGCGACCGCTCCGGAGATCGAAAACTCGACAAAACCGAGATGAGCCAATTGGGTGAACTGTGGTTCCAAAAACTCGACCCCGACTCCACCGGGAAGGTCTCCCGGGAACAATTCGCTGACCGCATCGCCTCCCTCATGCCCTCACCCCAAGGAGCAGGGCCAGCAGGGGGGCCTCGCGGCCCCGGCGGCCCAAGGGGGCCCGGCCGCATGCTTGCAGAACCGCTGTTCATCGCCGCCGATGCGGATCGTGACGGCAGCGTGTCGAAGTCGGAGTGGAACGGGCTCTTCGGCAAATGGACTGATGCCTGGGACACAGCAAAATCCGGATCGCTCGACGAGGACCGGCTGCGAACCGGGTTGGCCGGAATCATCCCCCCTCCGAATTTCGGAGGACGCGGGGGTCCTGGGGGACCCGGCGGTCCAGGGGGAGGCATGCCGCGGATCAACGGGGTCGAACTCGATCCCCTCGCCCTGGCAACCAACGAGAACAAACCTCTCATCCAAAAACTTCTCGCGGTGCCCGAATATAAGCAAAAGTACCTCGGTTACGTGAAGGACATGGCGGAAACATGGCTGGATTGGAACAAGCTCGGTCCCATCGCCCGAGGCTATCACGACCTGATCTCTGAAGAGGTGAAACGGGACACCCGCAAACTCGAATCTTACGAGGCTTTTCAGAAGGGAATCATGGAAACGGTGACCGGCGGGGGGGTCGGTCCCGGCGGAGGTTCGCGGATCGGGATTAAGGAGTTCGCCGGCAAGCGACGTGCCTACCTCCTCAATTGGAAGGAGAAAAAGGAGTAACCACAGACCGACAAACCTTGTCAGAAC encodes:
- a CDS encoding DUF1080 domain-containing protein, with the translated sequence MHHRSMQRFLFSLATTCLLATSAASVLAAEPKAEASPLLFNGKTLEGWKITEFAGKGEVKVEKGELIFRAGEMLTGVTFTNPIPTMSYEISLEAMKLDGNDFFCGLTFPVDKSHATWVVGGWGGSVVGISNIDGQSAVENDTTRHLGFDKNKWYALRLRVTPGRIEAWIDKEKMVDLETQGRRIGMRIGEIELNVPLGLAAWQTSASIRNLKLTTIPSAK
- a CDS encoding divalent metal cation transporter, with the translated sequence MTTQKQEIPQPSGRWWTWVGPGAIVASLTIGAGELIFSTTAGALFRYDILWFFLLTLVAKWVLVVATARSFVLTGVHPLERWRALPGPPGWLLWIFLLLAVACFPVWVGFHAGTVGSLIAHVTGTSGAIHHAAHYVWGMLALALTMGLVFKGGYAVLERIQLAVVGLMLVLVLISLFLIHPDWGAMVRGLLFPTVPRYPDWISEYPAIAQRPLWVEVITYVGVLGGSGYDYLAYVSYLRDKQWGRAGRTPLPSAAHLVSGASRERAWLKVLYVDATVSFAAVLIFSLVFVACGATILAPQHKVPVGSNLLSLQAEFLTGIHPWLGPVYFVGAFLAMAGTLYGTIEVSPAIMRELLPLVGNGRQPDSAALRTGTVSWVAVGGFAVLGASVGWALLGHRGSPPLLVEILTPANLFTGVLACGFISLLNPWIERRALPEPLRMPVALRWAGLLSGLCFLALGFKAYADQGPRRAILMAVGTLLAGWACAVWARRRAGSATPPGSGPNSTGDVTQESKL
- a CDS encoding tetratricopeptide repeat protein, with product MISPFSRRMLWVLLTLAALQSGESQAPERPRSNRAPEPKEATGALLLQAQQAFQAGKKTEALALATKAVEAEPGHPRPYFIRGKIHELMRNGASAISDYDRVVALDKTAIDIYQFRGAERFKLGQIKEAVEDFDRYLTLRPDQAAHHWQRGIALYYLDRFEDGRKQFDLHQSVNANDVENAAWHYLCNARATRDPKKAAQQILPIQEDGRPSMMDLYALYRGTKSVEEVESAIRQMPAGEKKDQAEFYGALYIGLFYEAQQDFVKARPQLLKSARLSANFGYMGDVARVHVAKKYTP
- a CDS encoding YhbY family RNA-binding protein; the encoded protein is MTLTPLTAAERRRLKGQAQKLKALLKLGKQGLTPALTSSIIQTFAHHPLLKIRLDDFKEERKELGPKLAEATGSHLVTVIGSVIVLYRPPPADAAKPD
- a CDS encoding response regulator, producing the protein MTGRVAKVLFVDDDPMLLDLVRQLMAGFAQGTWEVLTARDSASALKLLQGNVIDLIVIDVHMPVVDGPQLLKLLQRKYPQLLKVVLTGDATGAYRSECLANGAELFLEKPRQREGWQVIYSTLVELVKFKPESGFRGVLRRVGLQEVLQLECLARNSSILDVSTPHAKGQVFIQDGEVIHAVCGSKAGETAFYFLFGLKGGDFSLHPFIPPGEKTIDKSWESLLMEAAQVCDEAHEPDPPVPDPPDELEREFETALLSKSSVTPSEPKVQAPQAAAFRKAVDEMLICSSQGEVVYDWQCKNVDSRVAFLECVSAKSAQLVHRLPAGSFERVDIEQSDGRLVVQIKSGHTLFVRTRLEAQAAEALRPEGKEEAAVAGA
- a CDS encoding HDOD domain-containing protein, giving the protein MIKSILVIAPRPTLARELQNRAHERGRDWSMHHVRSGVEGLVFLRQRLCDAVICEQDAGNISGVKFLDEMQTRHPQMLRFLVANLADSRAAATLVGCTHQILPAGAQVHSVEYALDRAFQLAVWLPSDHAMKLMGSIKNIPSPPSTYFQMVKELQSPLSSMDSVGQIISRDPAVSAKLLQLANSSLLGLQLQVSSIPEALMYLGMETTKSLVLLAHAFSHFEGKASPGMPVDALWKHSFKVGRRAQLIGESEQCSSDEAGTIFTADLLHDFGKLLLAANLPSKVRESIVLAKEKGLPMWEAERQVFGTDHAEVGGCLLGIWGLPRSILESVALHHQPVQFEEMDGRTVAIVHCADVITSSFAPSVPDVTAARLDLAFLGAAGFGDRFEIWDGSCREEWAARAA